Proteins co-encoded in one Streptomyces sp. NBC_01283 genomic window:
- a CDS encoding WXG100 family type VII secretion target, whose amino-acid sequence MAKDADITYEEMRTAAGKLNDAKDKIDEKLDALERFIENLVKNGYTTRKGSQAFEDSFKEFKKGAKDTIEGLTGMGKFLTSAAKAYEDLDDDLARGVKGKG is encoded by the coding sequence ATGGCCAAAGACGCCGATATCACATATGAGGAGATGCGGACCGCGGCGGGCAAGCTGAACGACGCCAAGGACAAGATCGATGAGAAGCTCGACGCTCTTGAGCGCTTCATCGAGAACCTGGTGAAGAACGGCTACACGACTCGCAAGGGCTCGCAGGCCTTCGAGGACTCCTTCAAGGAGTTCAAGAAGGGCGCCAAGGACACCATCGAGGGCCTCACGGGCATGGGCAAGTTCCTGACCAGCGCCGCGAAGGCGTACGAGGACCTGGACGACGACCTCGCGAGGGGCGTCAAGGGCAAGGGCTGA
- a CDS encoding FtsK/SpoIIIE domain-containing protein has product MRLTLTVVDPLGGANADVVLDADPESSVGDIAKELASHVGYSGGDAQIIPIGGHQLQPGTGQGGAPIVFVDGYPIDAAATIGTSPLREGAVVSLHDPAGCLPGEPTGLVELRVAGGPVAGAVHRLGIGRYDIGSGPASYIRIDDPELPARALTLSVATDGTCQVAVHGDIDGVTIEGKPFGEVDSTESRESGDNGDNGAKGKKSRKSNKGKKGKKSEKRGGGNRGERGNKRDNPRDKGEWPLGAQIAIGNTLLELDRYAPPNAALKWSEDGSGLDYNRPPRLRPPERQTKFKLPNPVRDFEARPLPWLMALTPLVGALVSVMIFQRWYYLIMAALSPLILFGNYFMDKKHGRKSHAKQVKEYNEHKERIERDAQEALVAERLDKRQAILSPAGILSLSTGPRTRLWERRRTDEDHLLLRVGTGRLDSEVVLDDPEQDDHKREVTWKIEDAPVALSLRKLGVIGMAGPGDSAQALGRWAVAQSAVLHSPLDVQFYVLTENSARETWDWTRWLPHARPSGAQDANVLIGTDAETVGSRIGELTQILAARQKAAKENNNRQGGASFGDPDIVVVWDGSRRLRSMPGVVKLLREGPAVSMFALCLDAEERFLPGECQAVVIAEPRPEEISLPARPAPGGGQAPVPPAPGGFPSFQAWHSAEPDDSEQNAEKPLELRLRVEQTGAARIRSVRPDFVSPAWCGRLARALSPLRDISGETEDSALPGSSRLLDVLQLEPPTADQITARWQVSGQSTMAVIGESYDGPFGIDMRRDGPHGLIAGTTGSGKSELLQTIVAALAVANTPENMTFVLVDYKGGSAFKDCVKLPHTVGMVTDLDAHLVERALESLGAELKRREHILAAADAKDIEDYQDLVRRDPSHPPVPRLLIVIDEFASMVRDLPDFVTGLVNIAQRGRSLGIHLLLATQRPSGVVSPEIRANTNLRIALRVTDGAESSDVIDSPEAGHISKSTPGRAYVRLGHASLVPFQSGRVGGRRPGATDPALLAPWAGPLGWEDLGRAALVKPKAEAREEEEITDLKVLVDAVRDANATMGIPAQHSPWLPALSETLQLDEIPLPPASDKPGALAPAPYGLEDIPSDQARRPVVVNFETFGHLLIGGAPRSGRSQILRTIAGSIARTHSSADVHLYGIDCGNGALNALTRLPHCGAVVSRNQTERAVRLVTRLKGELTRRQDLLADKGFADIGEQRAAAPEEERLAHIVVLLDRWEGWLPTLGEYDHGELTDELQAMMREGASVGIHLVITGDRQVLIGRMASLTEDKYGLRLADRSDFSMLGMNARKVPEEIPPGRGFKNEHGTETQFALLAEDSTGQGQAAAISEIGEAAAARDADVPRSRKPFRVDSLPSRINFADAWEMRDPDASRSKLWALAGIGGDDIMGFGPDLAQGVPTFVVAGPAKSGRSTTLMNLARSYLTQGVRLVIAAPRPSPLRELEGQEGVLKVFKDDDIESDDFKEVVEDASPEDPIVWIVDDGEVLEDCDAEREFKRLVQRGSERGLGLIIGGDEEEVCGGFSGWQVEAKKGRRGILLSPQDSSSGELIGIRTTRSMVGGPIAPGKGLLYTGSGEPVTVTTPM; this is encoded by the coding sequence GTGCGCCTGACTCTGACCGTCGTCGATCCGCTCGGCGGCGCCAACGCCGATGTCGTGCTCGACGCCGATCCTGAGTCCTCCGTGGGGGACATCGCCAAGGAGCTGGCCTCGCACGTGGGGTACAGCGGCGGCGACGCCCAGATCATCCCCATCGGCGGGCATCAGCTCCAGCCAGGCACCGGCCAGGGCGGTGCGCCGATCGTCTTCGTGGACGGGTATCCCATCGATGCCGCCGCGACCATCGGCACCTCCCCGCTGCGCGAGGGCGCCGTCGTCAGCCTGCACGATCCGGCCGGCTGCCTGCCCGGCGAACCCACCGGCCTGGTCGAGCTGCGCGTCGCGGGCGGGCCCGTGGCCGGCGCAGTGCACCGCCTCGGGATCGGCCGCTACGACATCGGCAGCGGACCCGCCTCGTACATCCGCATCGATGATCCGGAACTGCCCGCGCGCGCCCTGACGTTGTCAGTTGCAACCGATGGCACCTGCCAAGTCGCCGTACATGGGGACATAGACGGCGTGACCATCGAGGGCAAACCCTTCGGCGAAGTCGATTCGACCGAAAGCCGCGAAAGCGGCGACAATGGTGACAACGGCGCGAAGGGCAAGAAGAGCAGGAAGAGCAATAAGGGTAAGAAGGGCAAGAAGAGCGAGAAGCGGGGCGGCGGCAATCGCGGGGAACGGGGCAATAAGCGCGACAATCCCCGTGACAAAGGCGAATGGCCGCTCGGTGCTCAGATCGCCATCGGCAATACCCTTCTCGAACTCGACCGTTATGCCCCGCCCAATGCCGCACTGAAGTGGTCCGAGGACGGATCCGGTCTCGATTACAACCGGCCGCCCCGACTGCGCCCGCCCGAGCGGCAGACCAAATTCAAGCTGCCCAATCCGGTACGTGATTTCGAGGCCAGGCCGCTGCCCTGGCTGATGGCGCTCACACCGCTCGTCGGTGCGCTCGTATCGGTGATGATCTTCCAGCGCTGGTACTACCTGATCATGGCGGCGCTGAGCCCGCTGATCCTCTTCGGCAACTACTTCATGGACAAGAAGCACGGGCGCAAGTCCCATGCCAAACAGGTCAAGGAGTACAACGAGCACAAGGAGCGGATCGAGAGGGACGCCCAGGAAGCCCTCGTCGCCGAGCGGCTCGACAAGCGGCAGGCCATCCTCAGCCCGGCGGGGATCCTCTCCCTGAGCACCGGGCCCCGTACGCGGCTGTGGGAGCGGCGGCGCACCGACGAGGACCATCTGCTGCTTCGCGTCGGCACCGGGCGGCTCGACTCCGAGGTCGTCCTCGACGACCCCGAGCAGGACGACCACAAGCGCGAGGTCACCTGGAAGATCGAGGACGCCCCCGTCGCGCTCTCGCTGCGCAAGCTCGGCGTCATCGGCATGGCCGGGCCCGGCGACTCCGCGCAGGCGCTCGGCCGCTGGGCGGTCGCGCAGTCCGCGGTGCTGCACAGCCCGCTGGACGTCCAGTTCTATGTGCTGACGGAGAACTCCGCGCGCGAGACCTGGGACTGGACGCGCTGGCTGCCGCACGCGCGGCCCTCCGGTGCGCAGGACGCCAACGTGCTGATCGGGACGGACGCCGAGACCGTCGGCTCCCGCATCGGCGAGCTGACCCAGATCCTCGCCGCCCGCCAGAAGGCCGCCAAGGAGAACAACAACCGGCAGGGCGGTGCCTCCTTCGGCGACCCCGACATCGTGGTGGTCTGGGACGGCTCACGGCGCCTGCGGTCCATGCCCGGTGTGGTGAAGCTGCTGCGCGAAGGACCCGCCGTGTCCATGTTCGCGCTCTGCCTCGACGCCGAGGAACGGTTCCTGCCCGGCGAGTGCCAGGCCGTCGTGATCGCCGAGCCGCGGCCCGAGGAGATCAGCCTCCCGGCCCGGCCCGCGCCCGGCGGCGGCCAGGCCCCCGTCCCGCCCGCCCCCGGCGGCTTCCCCTCCTTCCAGGCCTGGCACTCCGCCGAGCCCGACGACAGCGAGCAGAACGCCGAGAAGCCCCTCGAACTGCGGCTCCGCGTCGAGCAGACCGGCGCCGCCCGCATCCGTTCCGTACGCCCCGACTTCGTCTCGCCCGCCTGGTGCGGGCGGCTCGCCCGCGCCCTCTCGCCGCTGCGGGACATCAGCGGCGAGACCGAGGACTCGGCGCTGCCCGGCTCCAGCCGGCTGCTCGACGTGCTCCAGCTGGAGCCGCCGACGGCCGACCAGATCACCGCGCGCTGGCAGGTGAGCGGCCAGTCGACGATGGCCGTCATCGGTGAGTCGTACGACGGTCCCTTCGGCATCGACATGCGGCGCGACGGACCGCACGGCCTGATCGCCGGTACGACCGGTTCCGGTAAGTCGGAGCTGCTGCAGACCATCGTGGCGGCCCTTGCCGTCGCCAATACGCCCGAGAACATGACCTTCGTCCTCGTGGACTACAAGGGCGGTTCGGCGTTCAAGGACTGCGTGAAGCTGCCGCACACCGTCGGCATGGTGACCGACCTCGACGCCCACCTCGTGGAGCGGGCCCTGGAGTCGCTGGGTGCCGAGCTGAAGCGGCGCGAGCACATCCTGGCCGCCGCCGACGCGAAGGACATCGAGGACTACCAGGACCTCGTACGCCGTGATCCCTCGCACCCGCCCGTGCCCCGGCTCCTCATCGTCATCGACGAGTTCGCCTCCATGGTGCGTGACCTGCCCGACTTCGTGACGGGCCTGGTGAACATCGCCCAGCGAGGCCGTTCGCTCGGCATTCACCTGCTGCTCGCCACCCAGCGCCCGAGCGGTGTCGTGTCACCCGAGATCCGCGCCAACACCAACCTCCGCATCGCCCTGCGCGTGACGGACGGCGCGGAGTCCAGCGACGTCATCGACTCCCCCGAGGCCGGCCACATCTCCAAGAGCACGCCAGGACGCGCCTACGTACGCCTCGGCCACGCCTCCCTGGTCCCCTTCCAGTCCGGCCGCGTCGGTGGCCGCAGGCCCGGCGCCACCGACCCGGCGCTGCTCGCGCCGTGGGCGGGTCCGCTCGGGTGGGAGGACCTGGGCCGTGCCGCGCTGGTGAAGCCCAAGGCAGAGGCGCGCGAGGAGGAGGAGATCACCGACCTCAAGGTCCTCGTGGACGCCGTGCGCGACGCGAACGCGACGATGGGCATCCCCGCCCAGCACAGCCCGTGGCTGCCCGCGCTCTCCGAGACGCTCCAGCTCGACGAGATCCCGCTGCCCCCGGCGAGCGACAAGCCGGGCGCCCTCGCCCCGGCTCCGTACGGCCTGGAGGACATCCCCTCCGACCAGGCGCGCCGCCCGGTCGTGGTCAACTTCGAGACCTTCGGGCACCTGCTCATCGGCGGCGCCCCGCGCAGTGGCCGCTCGCAGATCCTGCGGACGATCGCGGGCTCCATCGCCCGCACGCACTCCTCCGCCGACGTGCACCTCTACGGCATCGACTGCGGCAACGGCGCGCTCAACGCCCTGACCCGGCTTCCGCACTGCGGCGCCGTCGTCAGCCGTAACCAGACCGAGCGCGCGGTGCGTCTGGTCACCCGCCTCAAGGGCGAACTGACCCGCCGTCAAGATCTGCTTGCCGACAAGGGCTTCGCCGACATCGGCGAGCAGCGGGCCGCCGCGCCCGAGGAGGAGCGGCTCGCGCACATCGTCGTGCTCCTCGACCGCTGGGAGGGCTGGCTGCCCACCCTCGGCGAGTACGACCACGGCGAGCTGACCGACGAACTGCAGGCGATGATGCGCGAGGGCGCGAGCGTCGGCATCCACCTGGTCATCACCGGTGACCGCCAGGTCCTCATCGGCCGCATGGCCTCGCTCACCGAGGACAAGTACGGCCTGCGGCTCGCCGACCGCTCGGACTTCTCGATGCTCGGCATGAACGCCCGCAAGGTGCCGGAGGAGATCCCCCCGGGCCGCGGCTTCAAGAACGAGCACGGCACGGAGACGCAGTTCGCGCTGCTCGCCGAGGACTCCACGGGCCAGGGCCAGGCCGCGGCGATCTCCGAGATCGGCGAGGCCGCCGCCGCCCGGGACGCGGACGTGCCGCGCTCGCGCAAGCCGTTCCGCGTGGACAGCCTGCCCAGCCGCATCAACTTCGCCGACGCGTGGGAGATGCGCGACCCGGACGCCTCGCGCTCCAAGCTCTGGGCGCTCGCCGGCATCGGCGGCGACGACATCATGGGCTTCGGCCCCGACCTCGCGCAGGGCGTCCCGACGTTCGTCGTCGCGGGCCCCGCCAAGTCCGGCCGCAGCACGACGCTGATGAACCTGGCCCGGTCCTATCTCACCCAGGGCGTACGGCTCGTCATCGCCGCCCCGCGGCCGTCTCCGCTGCGTGAGCTCGAGGGCCAGGAAGGTGTCCTGAAGGTCTTCAAGGACGACGACATCGAGAGCGACGACTTCAAGGAGGTCGTCGAGGACGCGTCGCCCGAGGACCCGATCGTGTGGATCGTCGACGACGGCGAGGTCCTGGAGGACTGCGACGCCGAGCGCGAGTTCAAGCGCCTCGTGCAGCGGGGCTCCGAGCGGGGCCTCGGGCTCATCATCGGCGGCGACGAGGAGGAGGTGTGCGGTGGCTTCTCCGGCTGGCAGGTCGAGGCGAAGAAGGGCCGCCGCGGCATCCTGCTCTCCCCGCAGGACTCCTCCAGCGGCGAACTGATCGGCATTCGTACGACCCGGAGCATGGTCGGCGGGCCGATCGCACCGGGCAAGGGACTGCTGTACACGGGCAGCGGGGAGCCGGTCACGGTCACGACGCCGATGTGA